One window of Erwinia aphidicola genomic DNA carries:
- a CDS encoding (2Fe-2S)-binding protein produces the protein MYFTLNGQHVTLDDAHSDTPLLYILRNDFQLNGPKYGCGIGECGACTITIDGVAARSCSVPAHTVAGKQVTTLEGLADGDKLHPVQQSFIDEQAAQCGYCTNGMIMTLVALFRREPQACEQQIKNELAFNLCRCGTHLEILRAAQKARDIISGEQKP, from the coding sequence ATGTATTTCACACTTAACGGCCAGCACGTCACTCTTGATGACGCGCACTCAGACACCCCGCTTCTCTATATTCTGCGCAACGACTTCCAGCTTAACGGCCCGAAATACGGCTGCGGCATCGGTGAATGCGGCGCCTGTACTATCACTATCGATGGCGTCGCTGCGCGCTCCTGCAGCGTACCTGCCCACACCGTGGCCGGAAAACAGGTCACCACTCTGGAAGGGCTGGCCGATGGCGACAAGCTGCACCCGGTGCAGCAGAGCTTTATCGATGAACAGGCTGCGCAGTGCGGCTACTGCACTAATGGCATGATCATGACGCTGGTCGCGCTGTTCAGGCGCGAGCCCCAGGCCTGTGAACAACAAATAAAAAATGAGCTGGCGTTTAACCTCTGCCGCTGCGGTACGCATCTGGAAATTTTGCGCGCCGCGCAGAAAGCCCGTGACATTATCAGCGGGGAGCAGAAGCCATGA
- the mnmC gene encoding bifunctional tRNA (5-methylaminomethyl-2-thiouridine)(34)-methyltransferase MnmD/FAD-dependent 5-carboxymethylaminomethyl-2-thiouridine(34) oxidoreductase MnmC → MKTAPIEYAELSWNDQGTPVSRVFDDVYFSNQNGLKETRYVFLGNNGLPERFAHHSRDLFITAETGFGTGLNFLTLWQAFDAFRQAQPDATLQRLHFISCEKFPLSASDLAAAHASWPELENYARQLQAQWPEALPGCQRLLLDGGRITLDLWFGDINQLIHTFDDTLNQQVDAWFLDGFAPAKNPDMWTQELFDCMARLARPGCTLATFTAAGFVRRGLNQAGFAVRKCKGFGEKRDMLAGYLPAAVVTTAQAPWYARPAADGDDIAIAGGGIASALLALALLRRGKRVTLYCADALPAQGASGNRQGALYPLLNDHDPALAQLFPAAFTFARRLYDQLDLAFEHDWCGVTQLAWDEKSAQKIEKMLQMGLPHSIAHAVDRVEAEALCGVPTGCGGITYPLGGWLSPAELTAALWQLAQQQGAQLNWQHEITQLNEAEQGWQLHFAAQPARHHRNLVLATGHRLAQFTQSEKLPVNAVGGQVSHVPTTPALTSLQQVLCYDGYLTPVSPHYQQHCIGASYHRGATDAEYRAEDQQENRERLLRCLPGEQWPEEIDISGAEARCGVRAATRDHLPMIGALPDYSATLAQYVTLAQQPQQAGTAPAHQGLFILGGLGSRGLCSGPLAAEVLAAQLCDEPIPLDNATLAATSPNRFWVRRLLKGRPVE, encoded by the coding sequence GTGAAAACCGCACCAATAGAGTACGCTGAGCTAAGCTGGAACGATCAGGGTACACCTGTATCCCGAGTATTTGATGATGTTTACTTCTCTAACCAGAATGGTCTTAAAGAGACGCGTTATGTATTTCTCGGCAACAATGGTCTGCCTGAGCGTTTTGCTCATCATTCGCGTGATTTATTCATCACCGCGGAAACCGGCTTTGGCACCGGTCTGAATTTTCTCACCCTATGGCAGGCTTTTGACGCCTTTCGGCAAGCACAGCCAGACGCTACGCTACAGCGTTTGCACTTTATAAGCTGTGAGAAGTTTCCGTTAAGCGCCAGCGACCTGGCGGCAGCCCATGCCAGCTGGCCGGAGCTGGAAAATTATGCACGCCAGCTGCAGGCACAGTGGCCCGAAGCGCTGCCGGGCTGTCAGCGCCTGCTGCTGGACGGCGGCCGCATCACGCTTGACCTGTGGTTTGGCGATATTAACCAGCTTATTCACACTTTTGATGACACCCTGAATCAGCAAGTTGATGCCTGGTTCCTCGACGGCTTCGCCCCGGCGAAAAACCCCGATATGTGGACTCAGGAGCTGTTCGACTGCATGGCTAGGCTGGCGCGCCCTGGCTGCACGCTGGCGACCTTTACCGCCGCCGGATTTGTGCGCCGTGGGCTGAATCAGGCCGGGTTCGCGGTGCGCAAATGCAAAGGCTTTGGTGAAAAACGCGACATGCTGGCAGGCTATCTGCCCGCAGCGGTGGTCACCACCGCGCAGGCTCCGTGGTATGCCCGCCCTGCCGCCGATGGCGATGATATTGCGATCGCCGGAGGCGGTATTGCCAGTGCGCTGCTGGCGCTGGCGCTGCTGCGGCGCGGCAAACGGGTGACGCTCTACTGCGCCGATGCCCTGCCGGCACAGGGTGCTTCAGGCAATCGTCAGGGCGCACTCTACCCGCTGCTCAACGACCACGACCCGGCGCTGGCGCAGCTGTTCCCTGCCGCCTTTACCTTTGCACGGCGCCTGTATGACCAGCTGGACCTCGCTTTCGAACACGACTGGTGCGGCGTGACGCAGCTGGCGTGGGATGAGAAAAGCGCGCAGAAGATTGAAAAAATGCTGCAGATGGGCCTGCCGCACAGCATCGCGCACGCGGTGGATCGGGTGGAAGCGGAAGCGCTCTGCGGTGTGCCGACCGGCTGTGGTGGCATCACCTATCCCCTCGGTGGCTGGCTCTCCCCCGCTGAACTGACCGCCGCGCTGTGGCAGCTGGCGCAGCAGCAGGGGGCGCAGCTCAACTGGCAGCACGAAATCACGCAGCTGAATGAAGCTGAACAGGGCTGGCAGCTGCACTTTGCCGCCCAGCCTGCACGCCATCACCGTAACCTGGTGCTCGCGACCGGTCACCGGCTGGCGCAGTTCACGCAGAGCGAAAAACTGCCGGTGAATGCCGTCGGTGGCCAGGTCAGCCACGTGCCGACCACGCCTGCCCTGACCTCTTTGCAGCAGGTGCTGTGCTACGACGGTTATCTCACCCCCGTCAGCCCGCACTACCAGCAGCACTGTATTGGCGCCAGCTATCATCGTGGCGCCACTGACGCCGAATACCGCGCAGAGGACCAGCAGGAAAACCGCGAGCGCCTGCTGCGCTGCCTGCCCGGGGAACAATGGCCTGAAGAGATTGATATCAGTGGCGCAGAGGCCCGCTGCGGGGTGCGTGCCGCCACGCGCGATCATCTGCCGATGATTGGCGCACTGCCGGACTACAGCGCCACCCTGGCGCAGTATGTCACGCTTGCTCAGCAGCCGCAGCAGGCAGGCACTGCACCGGCCCATCAGGGGCTGTTTATTCTGGGAGGGCTGGGCTCTCGCGGGTTATGCAGCGGACCGCTGGCGGCCGAAGTGCTGGCGGCTCAGCTGTGTGATGAACCTATCCCGCTCGATAATGCCACGCTGGCGGCCACCAGCCCCAATCGTTTCTGGGTACGGCGACTGCTGAAAGGGCGCCCCGTGGAATAG